In Providencia sneebia DSM 19967, one DNA window encodes the following:
- the ttrR gene encoding tetrathionate respiration response regulator TtrR: MLGIHLVDDDKDVTDACQFLLEALGYSVTVWNDSELFIQQADLFQEGVVLLDMRMPKLDGRQVHHYLREQQSTLAVIFLSGHGDIPMAVEQVKLGAVDFLQKPIDSQLLANTLEQAQKQTQKATQHYLIRQRYNTLTSREKTICHYVLQGLINREIADVACVSVRTVEVHRARVMEKMAVKNLAELVSTIQTAQLTNE; encoded by the coding sequence ATGCTTGGCATACATTTAGTTGATGATGACAAAGATGTCACCGATGCTTGTCAGTTTTTACTCGAAGCGCTCGGTTATTCCGTAACAGTATGGAATGATAGCGAACTATTCATTCAACAAGCCGATCTCTTTCAAGAAGGTGTTGTTCTCCTTGATATGAGAATGCCAAAATTAGATGGACGCCAAGTGCATCACTATCTTAGAGAGCAGCAAAGTACATTAGCTGTCATTTTTTTATCCGGCCATGGTGATATTCCTATGGCTGTTGAACAAGTCAAATTAGGTGCTGTTGATTTTTTACAAAAACCTATTGATAGCCAATTACTCGCTAATACCCTCGAACAAGCTCAAAAACAAACCCAAAAAGCGACACAGCACTATCTTATACGTCAGCGCTATAACACGTTAACATCTCGAGAAAAAACGATTTGCCATTATGTATTGCAAGGTTTAATTAACCGAGAAATTGCTGATGTTGCATGTGTTTCAGTAAGAACAGTTGAAGTTCATCGAGCTCGTGTAATGGAAAAAATGGCAGTAAAAAACCTTGCTGAGTTAGTTAGCACCATCCAAACAGCTCAACTTACAAATGAATGA